From Micromonospora rhizosphaerae, the proteins below share one genomic window:
- a CDS encoding fatty acid--CoA ligase has translation MDAPLQVARILEHGSTVHGTAEVVTWTGAEPRRMSYAEVGRTAARLAHALRDECGVTGDERVATFMWNNNEHLVTYFAVPSMGAVLHTLNIRLFPDQVAYIANHAEDRVVLVDTTLIPLLARVIGEMTTVRHVVVVGGGDPAPLVAAAGDRIAVHHWDALLADRPDSYDWPEVDERDAAALCYTSGTTGNPKGVGYSHRSIYLHSLQVCMPESFGLGPHARELAIVPMFHAMSWGLPYAAFLSGASLIMPDRFLQAAPIAEMIAAERPTLAGAVPTIWTDLLAYLDSHEVDTSSLKEVIVGGSACPPALMHAFHERHHIDVIHAWGMTEMSPLGSVSRPPAGATGDDAWRYRYTQGRVPAGVGARIVGPLGEPLPADGTSVGELEVRGPWVTARYVGDETPDEEKFRDGWLRTGDVGTLSSDGYITLTDRAKDVIKSGGEWISSVELENALMAHPAVLEACVVGVPDERWDERPLATVVVREGASVTAEELRDFLSKSVARWQLPERWAFIDAVPKTSVGKFDKKVVRSRYAEGGLEVRELTAS, from the coding sequence ATGGACGCCCCCCTCCAGGTCGCCCGGATCCTCGAACACGGCTCCACCGTGCACGGCACGGCGGAGGTGGTCACCTGGACCGGTGCCGAACCCCGCCGGATGTCGTACGCCGAGGTCGGCCGCACCGCCGCCCGGCTGGCCCACGCGCTGCGCGACGAGTGCGGGGTGACCGGCGACGAGCGGGTCGCCACGTTCATGTGGAACAACAACGAGCACCTGGTCACCTACTTCGCCGTGCCGAGCATGGGCGCCGTGCTGCACACCCTCAACATCCGGCTCTTTCCCGACCAGGTCGCCTACATCGCCAACCACGCCGAGGACCGGGTGGTGCTGGTCGACACGACGCTGATCCCGCTGCTGGCCCGGGTGATCGGCGAGATGACCACGGTGCGGCACGTGGTGGTGGTCGGCGGGGGAGACCCGGCCCCGCTGGTGGCCGCGGCCGGCGACCGGATCGCCGTACACCACTGGGACGCCCTGCTGGCGGACCGCCCGGACTCGTACGACTGGCCCGAGGTGGACGAGCGCGACGCCGCCGCCCTCTGCTACACCTCCGGCACCACCGGCAACCCCAAGGGGGTCGGCTACTCGCACCGCTCGATCTACCTGCACTCCTTGCAGGTGTGCATGCCAGAGAGCTTCGGGCTCGGCCCCCATGCCCGCGAGCTGGCCATCGTGCCGATGTTCCACGCGATGTCCTGGGGGCTGCCCTACGCGGCGTTCCTCTCCGGGGCGTCGCTGATCATGCCGGACCGGTTCCTCCAGGCCGCCCCGATCGCCGAGATGATCGCCGCCGAGCGGCCGACCCTGGCCGGCGCGGTGCCGACCATCTGGACCGACCTGCTGGCGTACCTGGACAGCCACGAGGTGGACACCTCCTCGCTCAAGGAGGTGATCGTCGGCGGCTCGGCCTGCCCCCCGGCGCTGATGCACGCGTTCCACGAGCGGCACCACATCGACGTCATCCACGCCTGGGGGATGACCGAGATGTCCCCGCTCGGCTCGGTCTCCCGGCCGCCGGCCGGCGCGACCGGCGACGATGCCTGGCGTTACCGCTACACGCAGGGCCGGGTGCCGGCCGGGGTGGGCGCGCGGATCGTCGGCCCGCTCGGCGAGCCGCTGCCCGCCGACGGGACGTCCGTCGGCGAGCTGGAGGTCCGTGGGCCGTGGGTGACCGCCCGGTACGTCGGGGACGAGACCCCGGACGAGGAGAAGTTCCGCGACGGCTGGCTGCGCACGGGTGACGTCGGCACGCTCTCGTCGGACGGCTACATCACCCTCACCGACCGGGCCAAGGACGTGATCAAGTCGGGCGGCGAGTGGATCTCCTCCGTCGAGCTGGAGAACGCCCTGATGGCGCACCCGGCGGTGCTGGAGGCGTGCGTGGTGGGCGTGCCGGACGAGCGCTGGGACGAGCGTCCGCTCGCGACCGTGGTGGTCCGGGAGGGCGCCTCGGTGACGGCCGAGGAGCTGCGCGATTTCCTGTCGAAGTCGGTGGCCCGCTGGCAGTTGCCGGAGCGCTGGGCGTTCATCGACGCGGTGCCCAAGACCAGCGTCGGCAAGTTCGACAAGAAGGTGGTCCGCTCCCGGTACGCGGAGGGTGGCCTGGAGGTGCGGGAACTGACGGCGTCGTAA
- a CDS encoding NADPH:quinone reductase yields MKAIVYERNGDPSVLELVDRPVPEPGPGEVLVRMAVSGVNPTDWKARRQWPLPAGWQIPGQDGAGVVEAVGEGVDQILIGSRVWLWEAAWQRPWGTAAEYTVVPVRHAIRLGSASFDLGACLGIPFMTAHRCLTAGEYMPSRLHAGALGGHVVLVQGGAGAVGNAAIQLARWADACVIATVSSPEKAQLAAAAGASHVINYREQDVVKEVRKIAPDGVHTIVEVSAARNAATDVQVLMNGGAVCVYADDGGPEVTLPIRPLMVPNARWQFVLIYTAPKAAKAQAVVDLQAAVNQNAIRVGEEAGLPLHHHRLTSAQGAHEAVEAGAVGKVLITTSET; encoded by the coding sequence ATGAAGGCGATCGTGTACGAGCGCAACGGCGACCCGTCGGTGCTCGAGCTGGTCGACCGGCCGGTACCGGAGCCGGGCCCCGGCGAGGTGCTGGTGCGGATGGCCGTCTCCGGGGTCAACCCGACCGACTGGAAGGCGCGCCGGCAGTGGCCGCTCCCGGCCGGCTGGCAGATCCCCGGGCAGGACGGCGCCGGGGTGGTCGAGGCGGTGGGTGAGGGTGTCGACCAGATCCTGATCGGCTCGCGGGTCTGGCTCTGGGAGGCCGCCTGGCAGCGGCCCTGGGGCACCGCCGCCGAGTACACAGTGGTCCCGGTCCGGCACGCGATCCGCCTCGGCTCCGCCTCGTTCGACCTGGGCGCCTGTCTCGGCATCCCGTTCATGACCGCGCACCGCTGCCTGACCGCCGGCGAGTACATGCCGAGCCGGCTGCACGCCGGCGCGCTCGGCGGCCACGTGGTGCTGGTGCAGGGCGGGGCCGGCGCGGTGGGCAACGCGGCGATCCAGCTCGCCCGCTGGGCGGATGCCTGCGTCATCGCCACGGTCAGCAGCCCGGAGAAGGCCCAGCTCGCGGCGGCGGCCGGCGCCTCCCATGTGATCAACTACCGGGAGCAGGACGTGGTCAAGGAGGTCCGCAAGATCGCGCCCGACGGGGTGCACACGATCGTCGAGGTCTCCGCGGCGCGCAACGCCGCCACCGACGTCCAGGTCCTCATGAACGGCGGCGCGGTGTGCGTGTACGCCGACGACGGGGGCCCGGAGGTCACCCTGCCGATCCGGCCGCTGATGGTGCCGAACGCTCGATGGCAGTTCGTGCTGATCTACACCGCACCGAAGGCGGCCAAGGCCCAGGCGGTGGTCGACCTGCAGGCTGCGGTGAACCAGAACGCGATCCGAGTGGGCGAGGAGGCGGGTCTGCCCCTGCACCACCACCGGCTCACCTCGGCGCAGGGCGCACACGAGGCGGTGGAAGCCGGGGCGGTCGGTAAGGTGCTCATCACCACGAGCGAGACGTAA
- a CDS encoding HAD family hydrolase encodes MVDAVLFDLDGVIVDSEPVWEEVRRAYVAAHGGTWQPDTQRRLMGMSTGEWAAYLSGELGVDRSAEQVAAEVVAEMTRRYAEHVPLIDDADAVVRRMAARWPLGLASSSPTRLIEAALAATGLADAFGATLSTEETARGKPAPDVWLGVAARLGVDPTRCVAIEDSSNGVRSAAAAGIRVIAIPHGSYPLDPDAEALAAVLLPSVDALTPEVVDRLG; translated from the coding sequence GTGGTGGACGCGGTGCTCTTCGACCTGGACGGCGTGATCGTGGACTCCGAGCCGGTCTGGGAGGAGGTCCGGCGGGCGTACGTGGCCGCGCACGGCGGGACCTGGCAGCCCGACACCCAACGCCGGCTGATGGGGATGAGCACCGGCGAGTGGGCCGCCTACCTCAGCGGTGAGCTGGGCGTCGACCGGAGCGCCGAGCAGGTCGCCGCGGAGGTGGTGGCGGAGATGACCCGCCGGTACGCGGAGCACGTACCGCTGATCGACGACGCCGACGCGGTGGTGCGCCGGATGGCCGCGCGGTGGCCGCTGGGGCTGGCCAGCTCCTCGCCCACCCGGCTGATCGAGGCGGCGCTGGCCGCCACGGGCCTGGCCGACGCCTTCGGCGCGACGCTGTCGACCGAGGAGACCGCCCGGGGCAAGCCCGCGCCGGACGTCTGGCTGGGCGTCGCCGCGCGGCTCGGCGTCGACCCGACCCGTTGCGTCGCCATCGAGGACTCCTCCAACGGCGTACGCTCGGCGGCCGCCGCCGGCATCCGGGTGATCGCGATACCGCACGGGTCGTACCCGCTGGACCCGGACGCCGAGGCACTCGCGGCCGTGCTGCTCCCCTCGGTCGACGCGCTCACCCCCGAGGTCGTGGATCGGCTGGGCTGA
- a CDS encoding SCO6745 family protein has protein sequence MWTHFEPVHAVTYFHPRARAAYEAVGLRGYWRGYFAGRAAPLGPTDAPPVIAAFFSFAPRMVARALPSVWRLATPQEALRARLTGAVQALAEFTYELPEAHLAEAADLLEAAAARVEIAGRVLGAVNAALPAGEYPLARIWQAATTLREHRGDGHVAALVAAGLDPVEVLAWRCRTDQSREFHQPARGWTDEEWTAAEERLVERRWLTADREPTEQGSTAFRAVEEATDRAALGPWRALGAERTERLRELLEPVARRCHTVIPRQSPIGLPVAQSN, from the coding sequence ATGTGGACGCACTTCGAGCCGGTCCACGCGGTGACCTACTTCCACCCCCGCGCCCGGGCCGCGTACGAGGCGGTCGGGCTGCGCGGCTACTGGCGGGGCTACTTCGCCGGCCGGGCCGCCCCGCTCGGCCCGACCGACGCCCCGCCGGTGATCGCGGCCTTCTTCAGCTTCGCCCCGCGGATGGTGGCCCGGGCACTGCCCTCCGTCTGGCGGCTGGCCACCCCGCAGGAGGCGCTGCGCGCCCGGCTCACCGGCGCCGTCCAGGCGCTCGCCGAGTTCACCTACGAGCTGCCCGAGGCGCATCTCGCCGAGGCCGCCGACCTGCTGGAGGCGGCCGCCGCCCGGGTCGAGATCGCCGGCCGGGTGCTGGGCGCGGTCAACGCCGCCCTGCCCGCCGGTGAGTACCCGCTGGCCCGGATCTGGCAGGCCGCCACCACGCTGCGCGAACACCGGGGCGACGGGCACGTCGCCGCGCTGGTCGCCGCCGGGCTCGACCCCGTGGAGGTGCTGGCCTGGCGGTGCCGGACCGACCAGTCGCGCGAGTTCCACCAGCCCGCCCGGGGCTGGACCGACGAGGAGTGGACCGCCGCCGAGGAGCGGCTGGTCGAGCGGCGCTGGCTGACCGCCGACCGCGAGCCGACCGAGCAGGGCAGCACCGCGTTCCGGGCGGTCGAGGAGGCCACCGACCGGGCCGCCCTCGGCCCGTGGCGGGCACTCGGCGCCGAGCGCACCGAGCGGCTGCGCGAGCTGCTCGAACCGGTCGCCCGCCGCTGCCACACGGTCATTCCCCGGCAGAGCCCGATCGGCCTGCCGGTGGCACAGTCGAACTGA
- a CDS encoding FKBP-type peptidyl-prolyl cis-trans isomerase, with protein MSERTQNRSGQGPGTKAERRLAAQLAAKKAAEAKRRRQSLLGALAGVAVVAVLIGVFVWVNGGDDDAKKAAGTPSAGASAPAAEPTAPAAPQLPEGTDPALATRPQVGPGKGELTKLTVTTLIKGKGPAVKAGQQITTNYVGVFYKDGKEFDASWNSGQPATFPIGVGQVIPGWDQGLVGVTVGSRVQLDIPAELAYGNDSSGGRPAGPLRFVVDVLAAQ; from the coding sequence GTGAGCGAGCGCACGCAGAACCGGTCGGGCCAGGGCCCGGGCACCAAGGCGGAGCGGCGGCTGGCCGCCCAGCTGGCGGCGAAGAAGGCCGCCGAGGCGAAGCGCCGCCGGCAGTCGCTGCTCGGCGCGCTCGCCGGTGTCGCCGTCGTCGCGGTGCTGATCGGCGTCTTCGTCTGGGTGAACGGCGGGGACGACGACGCGAAGAAGGCGGCCGGCACTCCGTCGGCCGGCGCCAGCGCCCCGGCGGCCGAGCCCACCGCGCCCGCCGCCCCGCAGCTCCCCGAGGGCACCGACCCGGCGCTGGCCACCAGGCCGCAGGTCGGCCCGGGCAAGGGCGAGCTGACCAAGCTCACCGTGACGACCCTGATCAAGGGCAAGGGCCCGGCGGTGAAGGCCGGCCAGCAGATCACCACCAACTACGTGGGCGTCTTCTACAAGGACGGCAAGGAGTTCGACGCCTCCTGGAACAGCGGCCAGCCGGCCACCTTCCCCATCGGGGTCGGCCAGGTCATCCCGGGCTGGGACCAGGGCCTGGTCGGGGTGACCGTGGGCAGCCGGGTGCAGCTCGACATCCCGGCCGAGCTGGCGTACGGCAACGACTCCTCCGGCGGCCGGCCGGCCGGCCCGCTGCGCTTCGTCGTTGACGTGCTGGCCGCGCAGTAG
- a CDS encoding PPOX class F420-dependent oxidoreductase: MAILTEEDLALLTEPQLAHVATVEADGTPHVTPVWVDTDGEHIVFNTAKGRQKYVNIARNPVVAVSVVDKANDFRTLWVKGTAELATEGADEHIDRMAKKYLGQDTYPFRRPGEERVIVRITPTEKLGRG, translated from the coding sequence ATGGCGATCCTCACCGAAGAAGACCTGGCCCTGCTCACCGAACCGCAGCTCGCCCACGTGGCCACCGTCGAGGCCGACGGCACCCCGCACGTCACCCCCGTGTGGGTGGACACCGATGGCGAGCACATCGTGTTCAACACCGCGAAGGGCCGGCAGAAGTACGTCAACATCGCCCGCAACCCGGTGGTCGCGGTCTCCGTGGTGGACAAGGCGAACGACTTCCGCACCCTCTGGGTGAAGGGCACCGCCGAACTCGCCACCGAGGGGGCCGACGAGCACATCGACCGGATGGCGAAGAAGTACCTCGGGCAGGACACCTACCCGTTCCGCCGGCCGGGCGAGGAGCGGGTCATCGTCCGGATCACCCCCACCGAGAAGCTCGGCCGCGGCTGA
- a CDS encoding Ku protein, whose product MRAIWKGAVSFGLVSIGVKVYSATEEKDIRFHQVHRDDGGRIRYKRTCQVCGEEVSYDDIAKGYDIGGGEMVILTDEDFADLPLATSHAIDVLEFVPAEQVDPILYNKAYFLEPEGAATKPYVLLRDALEDSERVAIVKVALRQREQLATLRVREGVLLLNTMLWPDEVRTPDFGFLDEDLKVRAPELAMASSLIDSMAGDFEPDAFTDDYRAALQEVIDAKVEGREVVQPEEVEAAPAAAVDLMAALKASVERARAARGEEPAGGAAEPTPITSARSAQKAAKAAKTAKAPAKKAPAKKAAPAKKAAAKKAEPAKKAAEKKTAEKKAAKAPAKKAAEKKAAPRKTA is encoded by the coding sequence ATGCGGGCCATCTGGAAAGGAGCAGTGTCGTTCGGGCTGGTCTCGATCGGGGTGAAGGTCTACTCGGCCACCGAGGAGAAGGACATCCGCTTCCACCAGGTGCACCGGGACGACGGCGGCCGCATCCGCTACAAGCGCACCTGCCAGGTCTGCGGCGAGGAGGTCAGCTACGACGACATCGCCAAGGGGTACGACATCGGCGGCGGCGAGATGGTGATCCTCACCGACGAGGACTTCGCCGACCTGCCGCTGGCCACCTCGCACGCCATCGACGTGCTGGAGTTCGTCCCGGCCGAGCAGGTCGACCCGATCCTCTACAACAAGGCGTACTTCCTGGAGCCGGAGGGGGCGGCGACCAAGCCGTACGTGCTGCTGCGGGACGCGCTCGAGGACTCGGAGCGGGTGGCGATCGTCAAGGTGGCGCTACGCCAGCGTGAACAGCTCGCCACCCTGCGGGTACGCGAGGGCGTGCTGCTGCTCAACACCATGCTCTGGCCGGACGAGGTGCGTACCCCGGACTTCGGCTTCCTGGACGAGGACCTCAAGGTCCGCGCCCCGGAGCTGGCGATGGCCAGCTCGCTGATCGACTCGATGGCCGGCGATTTCGAGCCGGACGCCTTCACCGATGACTACCGGGCGGCGTTGCAGGAGGTCATCGACGCCAAGGTCGAGGGGCGCGAGGTGGTCCAGCCGGAGGAGGTGGAGGCCGCGCCGGCCGCCGCGGTGGACCTGATGGCCGCGCTCAAGGCATCGGTCGAGCGGGCCCGCGCCGCCCGCGGCGAAGAGCCCGCCGGGGGCGCGGCCGAGCCGACTCCGATCACCTCGGCGCGGTCCGCCCAGAAGGCCGCCAAGGCGGCCAAGACGGCGAAGGCGCCCGCGAAGAAGGCGCCCGCGAAGAAGGCGGCCCCCGCCAAGAAGGCCGCGGCCAAGAAGGCGGAGCCGGCGAAGAAGGCGGCCGAGAAGAAGACCGCGGAGAAGAAGGCGGCCAAGGCCCCCGCGAAGAAGGCGGCCGAGAAGAAGGCCGCCCCCCGCAAGACCGCCTGA
- the ligD gene encoding non-homologous end-joining DNA ligase gives MPGAPLKPMLAMTGQLPAGAGWAYEFKWDGVRALADISGGRQHLYARSGVEITVAYPELITLGDQVDDALLDGEVVLLGATGQPSFTALAERMHVRDPVKAARLAATAPVTYMIFDLLRLRGEDLTRHSYLERRAALEALGLGAARWAVPPAFLDGPATYEAAGEHGLEGVMAKRADSIYRPGVRSADWLKVKLEVTGDFVVGGWRPGARKIGGLLVGVPRPDGRLTFRGRVGGGIGAALERELLRELEPLRSGASPFAGDVPREDARGAIWVTPQVVVEVKYGQRTPDGRLRFPRILRLRPDKPPEEVEDAG, from the coding sequence GTGCCCGGCGCGCCGTTGAAGCCGATGCTCGCGATGACCGGGCAGCTCCCGGCGGGTGCCGGCTGGGCGTACGAGTTCAAGTGGGACGGGGTCCGGGCGCTCGCGGACATCTCCGGCGGCCGCCAGCACCTGTACGCCCGCTCCGGCGTGGAAATCACCGTAGCGTACCCAGAATTGATCACCCTGGGTGACCAGGTCGACGACGCGCTGCTCGACGGCGAGGTGGTGCTGCTCGGCGCGACCGGGCAGCCGTCGTTCACCGCGCTGGCCGAGCGGATGCACGTGCGGGACCCGGTGAAGGCGGCCCGGCTGGCGGCGACCGCCCCGGTGACGTACATGATCTTCGACCTGCTGCGCCTGCGCGGCGAGGACCTGACCCGGCACTCCTACCTTGAGCGGCGGGCGGCCCTGGAGGCGCTCGGGCTGGGGGCCGCGCGGTGGGCGGTGCCGCCGGCCTTCCTCGACGGGCCGGCCACCTACGAGGCGGCCGGCGAGCACGGGCTGGAGGGGGTGATGGCCAAGCGGGCCGACTCGATCTACCGGCCCGGGGTGCGCTCGGCGGACTGGCTCAAGGTCAAGCTGGAGGTGACCGGCGACTTCGTGGTGGGCGGCTGGCGGCCCGGCGCCCGGAAGATCGGCGGGCTGCTGGTCGGGGTGCCCCGGCCGGACGGACGGCTCACCTTCCGGGGGCGGGTCGGCGGCGGCATCGGCGCTGCCCTCGAACGGGAGCTGCTGCGCGAGTTGGAACCGCTGCGCTCCGGCGCGTCGCCGTTCGCCGGGGACGTGCCGCGCGAGGATGCCCGGGGCGCGATCTGGGTAACTCCCCAGGTCGTGGTGGAGGTGAAGTACGGGCAGCGCACGCCGGACGGGCGGCTGCGGTTCCCGCGGATCCTGCGCCTGCGCCCAGACAAGCCGCCGGAGGAGGTCGAGGATGCCGGCTGA
- the ligD gene encoding non-homologous end-joining DNA ligase, which yields MPADRLKVTVEGRSLELSNLDKVLYPAAGFTKGEVIDYYTRIAPVLLPHLRDRPLTRIRYPNGVDGGSFFEKNKPASTPDWVRVETLPAPGSTKGRETIDYVVADELPTLVWLANLAALELHTPQWKVGEHPDMMVVDLDPGAPAALKQCCEVALLMRDRLADDGIEAYPKTSGKKGMQLCCPIAGTQSSDEVSAYAKRIAQELERAHPKLIVSKMAKNLRPGKVFIDWSQNNAAKTTVAPYSLRAQAVPSVSTPLTWDEVKAGAAGKRPSTKPYPAGEVLKRVEKQGDLLAPLLDGGPELPES from the coding sequence ATGCCGGCTGACCGGCTCAAGGTGACCGTCGAGGGCCGCTCCCTGGAGTTGTCCAACCTGGACAAGGTGCTCTATCCGGCGGCCGGCTTCACAAAGGGCGAGGTGATCGACTACTACACCCGGATCGCCCCGGTGCTGCTGCCGCACCTGCGGGACCGCCCGCTGACCCGGATCCGCTACCCCAACGGGGTGGACGGTGGCTCGTTCTTCGAGAAGAACAAGCCCGCTTCGACGCCGGACTGGGTACGCGTCGAGACGCTGCCCGCACCTGGGTCGACCAAGGGCCGGGAGACGATCGACTACGTGGTCGCCGACGAACTGCCCACGCTGGTCTGGCTGGCCAACCTCGCCGCGCTGGAGCTGCACACCCCGCAGTGGAAGGTCGGCGAGCACCCGGACATGATGGTCGTCGACCTGGACCCGGGGGCTCCGGCGGCGCTGAAGCAGTGCTGCGAGGTGGCGCTGCTGATGCGGGACCGGCTGGCCGACGACGGGATCGAGGCGTACCCGAAGACGTCGGGGAAGAAGGGGATGCAGCTCTGCTGCCCGATCGCGGGGACGCAGTCCTCGGACGAGGTGTCGGCCTACGCGAAGCGGATCGCGCAGGAGTTGGAGCGGGCGCATCCCAAGCTGATCGTGTCGAAGATGGCGAAGAACCTGCGGCCCGGGAAGGTCTTCATCGACTGGAGTCAGAACAACGCGGCGAAGACGACGGTGGCGCCGTACTCGCTGCGGGCTCAGGCGGTGCCGTCGGTCTCGACGCCGCTGACCTGGGACGAGGTCAAGGCGGGCGCGGCGGGCAAGCGGCCGTCGACGAAGCCGTACCCGGCGGGCGAGGTGCTCAAGCGGGTGGAGAAGCAGGGGGACCTGCTCGCCCCGCTGCTGGACGGAGGCCCCGAACTCCCCGAATCCTGA
- a CDS encoding low temperature requirement protein A, with protein sequence MTAGNTSDLLRDRAEPQRATYVELFFDVILVFALTRLSHTLFTDLTWLGALHTVILLAAFWWVWVFTTWTTDRLDPAQPAIQVVIIPIMLGTLIMAGAAPTAFGGDGMIFAATYVIIQVGRALIVTSAMRRRPEVAIGSLQQLIWNCFAGVLWIAGALTEGTSRVVIWLLAAVLGYTMSRLDFRLPKLGPARITTQAISAEHLAERYQQIMIVAFGETILAAGGQFAAFGFERDRLIAFVLAFAITTLLWRIYFYRAGLLLPAAIAASAAPAVFSRSASYAHLIMAGGIVLSSVGDEIVINHPFAEANLVWSAVILCGPAIYLAGRARLDYLSFSKVAVSRVIGLLLLVVLSPVVAFLSPILIAVVAVVILTAIAASDTISWRFRPSTPKPPPPGGAYRRP encoded by the coding sequence ATGACCGCCGGCAACACGAGCGACCTGCTGCGGGATCGCGCCGAGCCGCAGCGCGCCACCTACGTCGAGCTCTTCTTCGACGTCATCCTCGTCTTCGCGCTGACCCGGCTGTCGCACACCCTGTTCACCGACCTCACCTGGCTCGGCGCCCTGCACACCGTGATCCTGCTCGCCGCGTTCTGGTGGGTCTGGGTCTTCACCACCTGGACCACGGACCGCCTCGACCCTGCCCAGCCCGCGATCCAGGTCGTGATCATCCCCATCATGCTCGGCACCCTGATCATGGCGGGCGCGGCGCCCACTGCATTCGGCGGGGATGGCATGATCTTCGCCGCCACATACGTGATCATCCAGGTCGGCCGGGCCCTCATCGTCACATCCGCGATGCGCCGCCGGCCGGAGGTGGCGATCGGCTCGCTGCAGCAGCTCATCTGGAACTGCTTCGCAGGAGTGCTGTGGATCGCGGGCGCACTGACCGAGGGCACCAGCCGGGTAGTGATCTGGCTCCTCGCGGCGGTCCTTGGCTACACCATGAGCAGGCTGGACTTCCGGCTGCCCAAGCTCGGCCCGGCCCGGATCACCACACAGGCGATCTCCGCGGAGCATCTCGCCGAGCGCTACCAGCAGATCATGATCGTCGCGTTCGGTGAGACGATCCTGGCAGCAGGCGGGCAGTTCGCCGCGTTCGGGTTCGAACGGGACCGGCTGATCGCGTTCGTGCTGGCGTTCGCCATCACCACGCTGCTATGGCGGATCTACTTCTACCGCGCGGGCCTGCTCCTCCCAGCTGCGATCGCGGCCAGCGCCGCGCCGGCAGTCTTCAGCCGGTCCGCCTCGTACGCCCACCTAATCATGGCCGGCGGCATCGTACTCAGCTCGGTTGGCGACGAGATCGTCATCAACCACCCGTTCGCCGAGGCCAACCTGGTCTGGTCCGCCGTCATTCTTTGCGGGCCCGCGATCTACCTGGCCGGCCGTGCCCGGCTCGACTACCTGTCGTTCAGCAAGGTCGCCGTGTCCCGAGTGATCGGTCTACTCCTGCTCGTCGTCCTGTCACCCGTGGTGGCGTTCCTGTCACCGATCCTGATCGCCGTCGTGGCCGTTGTCATCCTTACCGCGATCGCCGCCTCGGACACCATCTCCTGGCGCTTCCGCCCCAGCACACCGAAACCGCCACCGCCCGGCGGAGCGTACCGACGCCCGTAG
- a CDS encoding TetR-like C-terminal domain-containing protein, translated as MTDLSKSGAAARTAASDERQAVADVAAAYAAFAARRPALYDAMFTLAVDLPFASQDVPVDLARAFAELAETLRPIAGGDDLETFTETFWSGLHGLVTLMRSGRLRRADHDRRLALLVDRFAG; from the coding sequence ATGACGGACCTGTCGAAGTCGGGGGCCGCGGCCCGTACCGCCGCATCCGACGAGCGGCAGGCGGTGGCCGACGTCGCCGCCGCCTACGCCGCCTTCGCCGCACGGCGGCCCGCGCTCTACGACGCGATGTTCACCCTCGCGGTCGATCTGCCGTTCGCCAGCCAGGACGTACCGGTCGACCTGGCCCGGGCCTTCGCCGAGCTGGCCGAGACCCTGCGACCGATCGCCGGCGGCGACGACCTGGAGACGTTCACCGAGACCTTCTGGAGCGGGCTGCACGGCCTCGTCACGCTCATGCGCAGCGGCCGGCTCCGCCGTGCGGACCACGATCGGCGGCTGGCGCTCCTGGTGGACCGGTTCGCCGGCTGA
- a CDS encoding TIGR03089 family protein — MAVHTPEPVPADALREADLPLLTYYDDATGERTELTAHQLGGWAARSAGLLRDDCGLRAGDRVAVLLPPHWRTAAVLLGAWAVGMSVSFRPRATAGLPVLEPRGDRPYDAVFVTPERLDDWLEDVPEGTHRYLVGTNPGSLAEVPPGWLDWSTEVLRHTDATPDYQAIHPSDPASPDGTSYDEWGRVARAMAGQLDLRAGDRLLIDAVEHEQPLKWLLAPLAAGASVVICANLAPARRDARVAAEQVTRVL, encoded by the coding sequence ATGGCTGTCCACACGCCCGAACCCGTTCCGGCCGATGCGCTACGCGAGGCCGACCTTCCGCTGCTCACCTACTACGACGACGCGACCGGGGAGCGGACCGAGCTGACCGCGCACCAGCTCGGCGGCTGGGCGGCCCGCAGCGCGGGCCTGCTGCGGGACGACTGCGGACTGCGCGCCGGTGACCGGGTCGCCGTGCTGCTGCCGCCACACTGGCGCACCGCCGCGGTGCTGCTCGGCGCCTGGGCGGTCGGGATGTCCGTGTCGTTCCGGCCCCGGGCCACCGCCGGGCTGCCGGTCCTCGAACCGCGCGGCGATCGGCCGTACGACGCGGTGTTCGTGACCCCGGAACGCCTCGACGACTGGCTGGAGGACGTGCCGGAGGGGACGCACCGCTACCTGGTCGGCACCAACCCCGGTTCGCTGGCCGAGGTGCCCCCGGGCTGGCTCGACTGGTCCACCGAGGTGCTCCGGCACACCGACGCCACTCCCGACTACCAGGCCATCCACCCGTCGGACCCGGCCAGCCCAGACGGCACCAGCTACGACGAGTGGGGCCGGGTCGCCCGGGCCATGGCCGGCCAGCTCGACCTGCGCGCCGGCGACCGGCTGCTGATCGACGCCGTCGAGCACGAGCAGCCGCTGAAGTGGCTGCTCGCCCCGCTCGCCGCGGGCGCGTCCGTGGTGATCTGCGCGAACCTCGCCCCCGCCCGCCGGGACGCCCGCGTCGCCGCCGAGCAGGTCACCCGGGTCCTGTGA